A single window of Opisthocomus hoazin isolate bOpiHoa1 chromosome 5, bOpiHoa1.hap1, whole genome shotgun sequence DNA harbors:
- the FAM47E gene encoding protein FAM47E, whose translation MKCAKTQVTLSKLSLLQQARRDYVAQIECCLNQHPLVLYPRLEKSIYPKHLREDAGVLDRQMILKSKAGYSDYEQENQPLQEVLAHVEDTQSKVTASKTRVHGKESQGKTPRTQHSKKAAARQKEARLTDFLPSEEHVKREIKHFCDWVMSLGGGNCNIDEDALITLLNTSSEREATVPSPYHALKFNNVQAEQAKGQKISSLPLAVTNSHHLRTLPCQVKEKDC comes from the exons ACGCAGGTCACTCTTTCCAAGCTCAGCCTGCTGCAGCAAGCCAGGAGAGATTACGTTGCACAGATAGAGTGCTGTCTGAACCAGCATCCCTTAGTGCTCTACCCACGCTTGGAAAAAAGTATCTACCCAAAG CACTTGAGAGAGGATGCTGGTGTCTTGGATCGTCAAATGATTTTGAAGAGCAAGGCTGGCTACAGTGACTATGAACAGGAGAACCAACCCCTTCAGGAGGTGCTGGCTCATGTGGAGGACACGCAAAGCAAAGTAACAGCTTCCAAGACACGAGTGCA TGGCAAGGAGTCTCAAGGCAAAACCCCACGTACACAACATTCCAAGAAGGCTGCAGCAAGACAAAAGGAGGCAAGGCTGACTGactttcttccctctgaagaACATGTAAAGCGAGAAATCAAGCATTTTTGTGACTGGGTTATGTCTTTG GGAGGGGGGAACTGCAATATTGATGAAGATGCCCTCATAACCTTGCTCAACACCAGCAGTGAAAGGGAGGCCACTGTCCCTTCACCCTACCATGCTCTGAAATTCAACAATGTGCAAGCAGAGCAGGCAAAGGGCCAGAAGATTTCATCTCTCCCGTTAGCTGTCACGAATTCTCATCACctaaggaccctgccctgccaggtTAAG GAAAAAGACTGTTAG